A stretch of the Bdellovibrio sp. 22V genome encodes the following:
- the tuf gene encoding elongation factor Tu, giving the protein MSKEKFNRSKPHVNIGTIGHVDHGKTTLTAAITTTLAAAGKAQAMSYDQIDKSPEERERGITISTTHVEYETDKRHYAHVDCPGHADYVKNMITGAAQMDGAILVVSSADGPMPQTREHILLARQVGVPALVVFMNKVDMVDDKELLDLVELEVRELLSKYEFPGDEIPVVKGSALKALEGDTSEIGRPAIMKLMDACDAYIPEPVRATDKTFLMPVEDVFSISGRGTVVTGRVERGIVKVGDEVEIIGIRPTTKTTVTGIEMFRKLLDEGQAGDNCGVLLRGTKKEEVERGQVLAKPGSVKPHKKFKAEAYILTKEEGGRHTPFFNGYRPQFYFRTTDVTGVCTLKAGTEMVMPGDRVELAVELIAPIAMEKELRFAIREGGRTVGAGVVVEILE; this is encoded by the coding sequence ATGTCTAAAGAGAAATTTAACCGTTCGAAGCCGCACGTAAATATCGGCACAATCGGTCACGTTGACCATGGTAAAACAACTTTGACTGCTGCTATCACTACTACTCTTGCAGCAGCTGGTAAAGCTCAGGCGATGTCTTACGATCAAATCGATAAGTCTCCTGAAGAAAGAGAACGTGGTATCACTATCTCTACAACTCACGTTGAGTACGAAACTGACAAACGTCACTACGCTCACGTTGACTGCCCAGGCCACGCCGACTACGTAAAAAACATGATCACTGGTGCCGCACAAATGGACGGAGCTATCCTAGTAGTTTCTTCTGCTGACGGTCCAATGCCACAAACACGTGAGCACATCCTTCTTGCACGTCAAGTAGGTGTTCCTGCTCTAGTTGTATTCATGAACAAAGTTGACATGGTTGACGATAAAGAATTGTTGGACCTTGTTGAACTTGAAGTTCGCGAACTTCTTTCTAAGTACGAATTCCCTGGCGACGAAATCCCAGTAGTAAAAGGTTCTGCTTTGAAAGCTTTGGAAGGTGACACTTCTGAAATCGGTCGTCCAGCTATCATGAAATTGATGGACGCTTGTGATGCTTACATCCCTGAACCAGTTCGTGCTACTGACAAAACTTTCTTGATGCCAGTAGAGGACGTATTCTCTATCTCTGGTCGTGGTACAGTTGTTACTGGCCGTGTAGAGCGTGGTATCGTTAAAGTTGGTGACGAGGTTGAGATCATCGGTATCCGCCCAACTACTAAAACTACAGTAACTGGTATCGAAATGTTCCGTAAACTTCTTGATGAAGGTCAAGCAGGGGACAACTGTGGTGTTCTTCTTCGTGGTACTAAAAAAGAAGAAGTTGAACGTGGTCAAGTTTTGGCTAAACCAGGTTCAGTAAAACCTCACAAAAAATTCAAAGCTGAAGCGTACATCCTAACTAAAGAAGAAGGCGGACGTCACACTCCATTCTTCAATGGTTACCGTCCTCAGTTCTACTTCCGTACAACAGACGTAACTGGTGTTTGTACTTTGAAAGCTGGAACTGAAATGGTTATGCCTGGTGACCGCGTTGAATTGGCAGTTGAGTTGATCGCTCCAATCGCAATGGAAAAAGAATTGCGTTTCGCGATCCGCGAAGGTGGCCGTACAGTAGGCGCCGGCGTAGTTGTTGAAATCCTTGAGTAG
- the secE gene encoding preprotein translocase subunit SecE, whose translation MEKANSKILTLSFAIAGILVGLTVSLLIKAFAGAFGVVARAADSDLVRHGLPVVLGLALFAVLQFNPRVMAWGEEVVSEIRKVVWPTRKDTTAMTIACVVMVLISSVIISSFDLISGFFINYLMK comes from the coding sequence ATGGAAAAAGCCAACTCTAAGATTTTGACTCTCAGCTTTGCTATCGCAGGTATCTTGGTCGGTTTGACAGTCTCTCTTCTTATCAAAGCTTTCGCTGGAGCTTTTGGTGTAGTTGCAAGAGCTGCGGATTCTGATTTAGTAAGACACGGTTTGCCGGTTGTATTAGGTCTTGCCTTGTTTGCTGTTCTTCAATTCAACCCGCGCGTAATGGCATGGGGTGAAGAAGTTGTATCTGAAATTCGTAAGGTTGTATGGCCTACGCGCAAAGATACAACGGCAATGACTATCGCATGTGTCGTTATGGTTCTTATTTCCAGCGTGATTATTAGCTCTTTCGATTTGATCTCCGGCTTTTTTATCAACTATCTCATGAAGTAA